One region of Natronolimnobius baerhuensis genomic DNA includes:
- the trkA gene encoding Trk system potassium transporter TrkA: MRVVIVGAGEVGRTIAHNLEQSHDVVVIDRDPTIIEEVTYSHDVLAIQGDGTERTTLVEAGVERADLVIACTDHDEANVVICGTAKTVSDAFTIARVRQRTLLETWEGSQGAFGVDFMVCTDLLTARAITRITDLPATQDVDTFVGGLVRMAEFEIDAESPVAGSTVHEADQYDSLTFAGVFREEELIVATGETVLQAGDRVVVIGSSSSVTEFARDIVPAMADNGNEIVIVGASEIGFQAAREFEEHGYQPRLIEQDHDRARTVAEKLPNTMVLESDATDVEFLAREHIDEADLVIAALDGDEKNLLVSLLARRLGVGRTVAVIENLEYAELFETVGVDVAINPREETSEEIVRFTRADHTEKVAMLEHDRAEVIEFEVTSESVLAGTPIVEAVTDLPDGVVIGAISRRGELITPRGGTVVQPGDHIVVFVDAAVLEAVIEAI; encoded by the coding sequence ATGCGTGTAGTCATTGTCGGTGCTGGCGAAGTCGGCCGCACAATCGCGCACAATCTCGAGCAGTCTCACGATGTCGTTGTCATCGACCGTGATCCGACCATCATCGAGGAGGTCACCTACTCACACGACGTACTCGCCATTCAGGGCGATGGCACCGAACGCACAACACTCGTGGAAGCCGGTGTTGAGCGCGCTGATCTCGTCATCGCCTGTACGGACCACGACGAGGCAAACGTCGTCATCTGTGGCACGGCCAAAACAGTCAGTGACGCCTTCACAATCGCCCGCGTCAGGCAACGAACGCTCCTCGAGACCTGGGAGGGGTCACAGGGCGCATTCGGCGTCGATTTCATGGTCTGTACGGATCTATTGACTGCTCGAGCGATCACGCGAATCACGGACCTGCCGGCGACACAGGATGTGGATACGTTCGTCGGCGGACTCGTCCGAATGGCGGAGTTTGAAATCGACGCCGAGAGCCCAGTTGCGGGGTCGACCGTCCACGAGGCCGACCAGTACGACTCGCTGACGTTCGCTGGTGTCTTCCGCGAGGAGGAACTGATCGTCGCGACTGGTGAGACCGTCCTCCAGGCTGGAGACCGCGTCGTCGTCATCGGGAGTTCGAGTTCCGTCACCGAGTTTGCGAGAGATATCGTCCCGGCAATGGCGGACAACGGCAACGAAATCGTCATCGTCGGTGCCAGTGAGATTGGCTTTCAGGCTGCCCGCGAGTTCGAAGAACACGGCTACCAGCCACGGCTGATCGAACAGGACCACGACCGCGCCAGAACGGTCGCAGAAAAACTCCCGAACACGATGGTTCTCGAGAGTGACGCGACCGATGTCGAGTTTCTCGCTCGAGAACACATCGATGAGGCCGATCTGGTCATTGCGGCGCTCGACGGCGACGAGAAGAACCTGCTGGTGTCGTTGCTTGCGCGCCGACTCGGTGTCGGTCGAACCGTTGCCGTTATCGAGAACCTCGAGTATGCCGAACTGTTCGAAACCGTCGGCGTCGACGTGGCGATCAATCCGCGTGAGGAAACTTCCGAAGAGATCGTCCGGTTTACCCGCGCTGATCACACGGAGAAAGTCGCGATGCTCGAACACGACCGGGCAGAGGTCATCGAATTCGAGGTCACCAGCGAGAGTGTGCTTGCTGGTACGCCGATTGTTGAGGCCGTGACTGACCTTCCGGACGGCGTCGTCATCGGGGCGATTTCTCGACGAGGGGAACTCATCACACCTCGTGGGGGAACCGTGGTTCAGCCAGGCGACCACATCGTCGTCTTCGTCGATGCAGCCGTTCTCGAGGCGGTAATCGAGGCGATCTGA
- a CDS encoding amino acid permease → MTDGETELARDLGFLEAYTLGLGTMIGAGIFVLPGIVAADAGPASMISFVIGGVVALLAALSLSELATGMPRAGGSYYYINHALGSFFGTIVGWGMWAGLMFATAFYMLGFGQYLLGQPSDALAVVLAGLVMASVLVGINYRGVKETGSLQNVIVTVLVALILAFILVGLLNIDTGLLDPFVREGENWTVVAATAGTVFVTFIGFEVIATSAEEIKDPGRNLPLSMIAAVVTPTILYVLVMLVSTGTLPVPELAASNIPVADVAATAAGTFGSLTLADYTLEFATVGSLVMIAGAILATVSSANASILSAARVNFAMGRDQVLTNWLNQIHDRYQTPYRAILATGAVILVLIASPLPIDTLADVASFMFLITYALVHIAVVVLRRADPAEYEPDFRIPSVLYPVAPALGFVACVAVMTQMGRTVQLIGLGVIVVGMGWYQFYAKEQAISTTLIGEAVAPTESEDRADDVYRVVVPVSNPKTERTLIRYAAASAASRDRPGEIVAINVMEVPPQTSPAQIELEEERIGNQQTLLENARDAASDLDVGVRTRAIVGRNAGETLRSVIEDEDADHALLGWAGERRRRDVLFGSTIDPLLERAPCDVTLVKQPSESPGEIVTLAGSGPNAPVSAQRARELSRAFPESTLTLLNVQAASDDDEIDPVVVGEQAIEAVADEVGLEPDEYEPRVIIADSDGVRERLITAAASYDTVCVGATGTSPVAQALYGTIPEQLVEASDGTVLMARGEQRSPRTLRQALIQRLEGSA, encoded by the coding sequence GTGACAGACGGTGAAACAGAACTTGCCCGCGACCTCGGCTTCCTCGAGGCTTACACTCTGGGGCTAGGGACGATGATCGGTGCGGGAATCTTCGTTCTGCCTGGTATCGTCGCTGCGGACGCCGGACCGGCGAGCATGATCTCGTTCGTAATTGGGGGTGTCGTCGCGTTGCTTGCGGCACTCTCACTCTCGGAGTTGGCGACGGGAATGCCTCGAGCGGGCGGAAGTTACTACTACATCAATCACGCGCTTGGGAGCTTTTTCGGCACAATCGTTGGCTGGGGGATGTGGGCCGGGCTGATGTTTGCAACGGCGTTCTACATGCTTGGGTTCGGCCAGTATTTATTGGGGCAGCCATCTGATGCACTGGCGGTCGTCCTCGCCGGATTGGTGATGGCGTCGGTGCTCGTCGGCATCAATTACCGCGGCGTCAAAGAGACCGGGTCGCTTCAGAACGTCATCGTCACTGTTCTGGTCGCGCTCATACTGGCGTTCATCCTCGTCGGCCTGTTGAACATCGACACCGGGCTACTCGATCCGTTCGTCCGCGAAGGCGAGAACTGGACAGTCGTCGCCGCGACTGCCGGCACCGTCTTCGTGACCTTCATCGGCTTCGAGGTAATCGCGACCAGCGCCGAAGAGATCAAAGACCCCGGTCGAAATCTTCCACTCTCGATGATCGCAGCCGTCGTCACGCCGACGATCCTCTACGTCCTCGTCATGTTGGTGAGTACGGGGACCCTTCCCGTCCCGGAGCTTGCCGCATCGAACATTCCCGTCGCCGACGTTGCCGCAACGGCTGCCGGCACGTTCGGCTCGCTCACACTCGCTGACTACACCCTCGAGTTCGCGACGGTGGGTTCGCTCGTCATGATCGCCGGTGCCATCTTGGCGACGGTTTCCTCGGCGAACGCATCGATTCTCTCTGCTGCCCGCGTCAATTTCGCGATGGGACGAGATCAGGTTCTGACGAACTGGCTCAACCAGATCCACGACCGATATCAGACGCCGTACCGAGCGATCCTCGCAACTGGGGCCGTCATCCTCGTACTCATCGCCAGCCCGCTGCCAATCGACACACTCGCTGATGTGGCGAGCTTTATGTTCCTGATCACGTACGCACTCGTCCACATCGCCGTCGTCGTTTTGCGGCGTGCTGATCCTGCGGAGTACGAGCCAGACTTTCGCATCCCTTCGGTCCTCTATCCAGTCGCCCCGGCCCTCGGCTTCGTCGCCTGTGTCGCAGTCATGACCCAGATGGGACGAACAGTCCAGTTGATCGGCCTTGGCGTGATCGTCGTCGGCATGGGTTGGTATCAGTTCTACGCGAAAGAACAGGCGATTTCGACGACACTCATCGGCGAGGCGGTTGCACCAACCGAATCCGAAGACAGAGCGGACGACGTCTATCGCGTTGTCGTTCCCGTTTCGAATCCGAAAACGGAGCGGACGCTCATCAGATACGCCGCAGCAAGTGCCGCAAGTCGGGATCGGCCAGGGGAAATCGTCGCGATAAACGTGATGGAGGTCCCGCCCCAGACCTCACCCGCCCAGATCGAACTCGAGGAAGAACGAATCGGAAACCAGCAAACCCTCCTCGAGAACGCTCGCGACGCTGCGTCGGACCTCGATGTCGGTGTTCGGACGCGTGCAATCGTCGGCCGTAACGCAGGCGAGACGTTGCGTTCCGTTATCGAAGACGAAGACGCAGATCACGCGTTGCTCGGCTGGGCTGGTGAACGCCGCCGCCGTGACGTGCTCTTTGGGTCGACAATCGACCCGCTCCTCGAGCGCGCACCCTGTGACGTGACACTCGTCAAGCAGCCGAGCGAATCGCCGGGCGAGATCGTCACGCTCGCCGGGAGCGGTCCGAACGCACCCGTGTCTGCACAGCGTGCTCGCGAACTGTCTCGAGCGTTCCCCGAAAGTACGCTCACACTGTTGAACGTACAGGCTGCGTCGGACGACGACGAGATCGATCCGGTGGTCGTTGGCGAACAGGCAATCGAAGCTGTCGCAGACGAAGTCGGTCTCGAGCCGGACGAGTACGAGCCACGGGTGATCATCGCAGATTCCGATGGTGTTCGGGAACGACTCATCACAGCCGCCGCGTCCTACGACACGGTCTGTGTCGGTGCGACGGGAACGAGTCCGGTTGCACAGGCTCTGTACGGCACGATTCCCGAGCAACTTGTCGAGGCGAGTGACGGGACAGTCCTGATGGCTCGCGGCGAGCAGCGCTCGCCACGAACGCTTCGACAGGCGCTCATCCAGCGATTGGAGGGAAGTGCATGA
- a CDS encoding amino acid permease: MSDEDLAKDLGLISALAIGIGTMIGAGIFVLPGIAAQEAGPVVVISFIIGGVIAMINAFSVSELGTAMPKAGGAYYYINRALGPLFGSISGMGDWIGLAFASAFYAIGFGGYLADLLDGVVVPVPGLGELALLPTIALGPLVLTDIQIGAVIAGIAFVGVNYIGAKETGGIQTAIVTILLGLLTIFAIIGFFSFDWGTVAADGSYMPEGAGAILPGAALVFVSYLGYAKIATIGEELKNPGRNLPIAIIGSVAIVMVIYAILVTILLGLIPHEEFFLETVEDAPMSYAAEIVFDYQLPVFGFDIPLLGAGVTSITIAALLATASSANASILASARINFAMGRDKIVSDKLNEIHPRFATPYRSIAVTGAMIIVFIIGLGETVEILSSAASVLHLVVYALINASLIVFRETNPPEYDPDFEVPFYPFLPIAGFFLSLALVYFMNNRATLIAGAFVVFAVVWYFAYARSETELEGILGNYILDRSEEMPDIAVSAASAVQPEGTDEYTVVVPVSNPRTESTLLSLASVLAKANDGRVKAVHIVEVPDQTPLREGSEHIQRIDAESQKLMSQVRERTETMDVPVDVRTVVSHRSVEEVFDVARRDNADTVVMGWGPGRSWSAGRVEGAFDELAHDLPCDFLVFNDRGLETERVLVPTAGGPDSDLSAELARHLRDQVGSEITLLHVVDTEADGETGREFLETWADEHDLEDASIRIDTSGDVEGAIAAAAEEHTLLVIGATERGLLSRLFRGTLAYDVVNDVESSVIMAERPTSRSLWERLFGR, from the coding sequence ATGAGTGACGAAGATCTCGCCAAAGACCTTGGGTTGATTTCGGCACTGGCAATCGGTATCGGGACGATGATCGGCGCAGGGATTTTCGTCCTGCCCGGTATCGCGGCCCAGGAGGCCGGACCGGTCGTCGTCATCTCCTTTATTATCGGCGGCGTGATCGCGATGATCAACGCCTTCTCGGTGAGCGAACTCGGGACGGCGATGCCGAAAGCCGGTGGCGCATACTACTACATCAACCGGGCGCTCGGCCCACTGTTCGGATCGATCTCCGGCATGGGTGACTGGATCGGCCTCGCCTTTGCGAGTGCGTTCTACGCCATCGGGTTCGGTGGCTACCTCGCCGACCTGCTCGACGGCGTCGTCGTCCCGGTTCCCGGCCTCGGTGAACTCGCACTCTTGCCAACCATTGCACTCGGGCCGCTCGTACTCACCGACATTCAGATCGGTGCCGTCATCGCCGGCATCGCATTCGTCGGCGTCAACTACATCGGTGCAAAAGAAACCGGTGGCATCCAGACCGCCATCGTCACGATCTTACTCGGCCTGCTGACGATCTTCGCCATCATCGGCTTCTTCTCGTTCGACTGGGGCACCGTCGCCGCCGACGGCAGTTACATGCCCGAAGGAGCCGGCGCGATTCTCCCCGGCGCGGCGCTCGTCTTCGTCTCGTATCTCGGCTACGCGAAAATCGCGACCATCGGCGAGGAACTCAAAAACCCCGGCCGAAATCTCCCAATCGCCATCATCGGCAGCGTCGCCATTGTGATGGTCATCTACGCCATCCTCGTCACGATCCTGCTGGGACTGATTCCCCACGAGGAGTTCTTCCTCGAGACCGTCGAAGATGCACCGATGTCCTACGCCGCTGAAATCGTCTTCGACTACCAGCTTCCGGTCTTTGGCTTCGACATTCCGCTGCTCGGTGCCGGCGTGACCTCGATTACCATCGCAGCGCTCTTAGCAACCGCCTCGAGTGCGAACGCCTCGATCCTGGCCTCGGCCCGGATCAACTTCGCGATGGGCCGAGACAAGATCGTCTCGGACAAACTCAACGAGATTCACCCACGCTTTGCGACGCCGTACCGCTCGATTGCGGTCACCGGTGCCATGATCATCGTCTTCATCATCGGCCTCGGCGAAACCGTCGAAATTCTCTCGAGTGCGGCGAGCGTCCTTCACCTCGTGGTGTATGCGCTGATCAACGCCTCGCTGATCGTCTTCCGCGAGACGAATCCGCCGGAGTACGACCCCGACTTCGAGGTACCGTTCTATCCGTTCTTGCCGATTGCCGGATTCTTCCTCTCGCTCGCGTTGGTGTACTTCATGAACAACAGGGCGACCCTGATCGCCGGCGCGTTCGTCGTCTTCGCGGTCGTCTGGTACTTCGCGTACGCCCGCTCGGAAACCGAACTCGAGGGGATCCTCGGAAACTACATTCTGGACCGCTCCGAGGAGATGCCCGACATTGCAGTGTCGGCGGCAAGCGCCGTCCAGCCGGAGGGCACCGACGAGTACACGGTCGTCGTTCCCGTCTCGAACCCGCGAACTGAGTCGACGCTGCTCTCACTTGCGAGCGTTCTCGCGAAGGCAAACGACGGGCGCGTCAAGGCAGTCCACATCGTCGAGGTGCCGGACCAGACACCACTGCGTGAGGGCTCTGAACACATCCAGCGCATCGACGCGGAGTCACAGAAACTGATGTCGCAGGTGCGTGAGCGGACGGAAACCATGGACGTTCCAGTCGACGTCCGAACGGTCGTCTCCCACCGCTCCGTCGAGGAAGTGTTCGACGTTGCACGCCGTGACAACGCAGACACCGTCGTCATGGGCTGGGGACCAGGCCGTTCGTGGTCCGCCGGCCGCGTCGAAGGGGCATTCGACGAACTCGCACACGACCTGCCGTGTGACTTCCTCGTGTTCAACGACCGCGGCCTCGAGACCGAGCGCGTGCTGGTGCCGACTGCCGGTGGTCCCGACTCCGATCTGAGCGCCGAACTGGCACGCCATCTGCGCGATCAGGTCGGCTCCGAGATCACGCTCTTGCACGTCGTCGACACCGAAGCCGACGGCGAGACTGGGAGGGAATTCCTCGAGACCTGGGCCGACGAGCACGACCTCGAGGATGCGTCGATCCGAATCGACACGTCCGGCGACGTGGAGGGTGCAATCGCCGCCGCAGCCGAGGAGCACACGCTGCTCGTTATCGGCGCGACAGAACGCGGGCTGCTCTCGCGGCTGTTCCGCGGCACGCTCGCCTATGACGTGGTCAACGACGTCGAGAGTTCGGTGATCATGGCCGAGCGTCCGACCTCGCGGTCGCTGTGGGAGCGCCTGTTCGGTCGGTAA
- a CDS encoding NOP5/NOP56 family protein yields MTKQTPADAGWFAAIDGDPSSDDARDAAATAVRTGSSPSPENWPANALESGFVESKADYYDQLKAATTTATRTAVREREGADDRQIVHAIRTMDDCERTANELAERLAEWGGSVDSEAGTGIEYARELAARDDVPPEQARLVSLAENIVSLADEADDVREYVEQQMPSVAPNLTALADPVLGARLLSLAGGLEELAKKPSGTVQVLGAEDALFAHLRGHAPSPKHGIIYMHDAVRGTHPDNRGSAARAVAGKLTIAARVDHYSGELKPELEAELVDRIETIQARTVDESAGEGGESDE; encoded by the coding sequence ATGACCAAGCAGACGCCCGCCGATGCGGGCTGGTTCGCAGCGATTGACGGCGATCCCTCGAGCGACGACGCCCGAGACGCCGCCGCGACGGCGGTCCGAACTGGCTCGAGTCCCAGTCCCGAGAACTGGCCCGCGAACGCCCTCGAGAGTGGCTTCGTCGAATCGAAAGCGGACTACTACGACCAGTTGAAAGCGGCGACAACGACAGCGACGCGCACTGCTGTTCGCGAGCGCGAAGGGGCGGACGACCGCCAAATTGTCCACGCGATCCGAACGATGGACGACTGTGAGCGAACAGCGAACGAACTCGCCGAGCGCCTCGCCGAGTGGGGTGGCAGCGTTGACAGCGAGGCCGGAACGGGAATCGAGTACGCCCGGGAACTGGCCGCTCGAGACGACGTTCCACCCGAACAGGCGCGACTCGTCTCGCTGGCCGAGAACATTGTCTCGCTCGCGGACGAAGCCGACGACGTTCGCGAGTACGTCGAACAGCAGATGCCAAGCGTCGCGCCGAATCTCACCGCGCTCGCGGATCCAGTGCTTGGCGCGCGACTCCTCTCGCTGGCCGGCGGCCTCGAGGAACTCGCGAAGAAGCCAAGCGGCACGGTGCAGGTCCTCGGCGCGGAAGACGCGCTGTTCGCACATCTCCGAGGGCACGCTCCGTCGCCGAAACACGGGATCATCTACATGCACGACGCAGTCCGGGGTACCCACCCCGACAATCGCGGCTCGGCGGCGCGAGCGGTTGCGGGTAAACTCACTATCGCCGCCCGCGTCGACCACTACTCGGGAGAGTTGAAACCCGAACTCGAGGCGGAACTCGTCGACCGAATCGAGACGATTCAGGCCCGGACCGTGGACGAAAGCGCCGGTGAGGGAGGTGAGTCCGATGAGTGA
- a CDS encoding fibrillarin-like rRNA/tRNA 2'-O-methyltransferase, protein MSEPVLPEGVERRSIDGNERLATRGEPVYGEPTDGEWRAWNPNRSKLGAMLELGMDTGLEGGDDETVLYLGAASGTTVSHVADFAGPTYAVEFAARPARDLLEAADSRPRLFPLLKDARKPESYAHVVESDVDVLIQDVATRGQARVALENKRFLAEDGRLLLAVKARSEDVTRDPGEIFAEVRDALSVADGYEILESERLEAYHADHLGIVARPR, encoded by the coding sequence ATGAGTGAGCCTGTACTTCCCGAAGGCGTCGAACGCCGCTCTATCGACGGCAACGAGCGACTCGCAACGCGGGGCGAGCCGGTGTACGGCGAGCCGACAGATGGCGAGTGGCGCGCCTGGAATCCGAACCGCTCCAAACTGGGCGCGATGCTCGAGTTGGGGATGGACACCGGCCTCGAAGGTGGCGACGACGAAACCGTCCTCTATCTCGGCGCGGCCAGCGGGACGACAGTCAGCCACGTCGCGGACTTCGCCGGCCCGACCTATGCCGTCGAGTTCGCTGCCCGGCCAGCGCGTGATCTGCTCGAGGCTGCGGACTCGCGCCCGCGACTCTTCCCGCTGCTCAAAGACGCCCGAAAGCCCGAGAGCTACGCCCACGTCGTCGAATCCGACGTAGACGTGCTCATACAGGACGTTGCAACCCGTGGGCAGGCACGCGTCGCCCTCGAGAACAAGCGATTCCTAGCTGAGGATGGCCGACTCCTGCTCGCGGTCAAGGCACGCAGCGAGGACGTAACCCGTGATCCGGGCGAGATTTTCGCTGAGGTACGGGACGCGCTTTCAGTTGCGGACGGCTACGAAATCCTCGAATCGGAGCGCCTCGAGGCCTACCACGCGGACCACCTGGGAATCGTCGCGCGGCCGCGATAG
- a CDS encoding glutamate--cysteine ligase has translation MERGSRESFTRMGTLGIEEECFIVDERGRPTSGTDDLVYEHDPPEILEGKLDHELFTFVIETQTPLIEDPGNARDALLEIRQALLTHAHDHGYDIAAAGLHPLAKWRELEHAQKPRYQAQLDRIQYPQHRNTTAGVHVHVGVDDADKAVWIANELRWYVPIMLALSANSPYWNGFDTGLESARAKIFEALPNTGMPTYFEDFDAFDRFERRMLETESINDRGELWYDVRPHTAHGTVELRTPDGQADPDIVMAFVEYAHALVEALAEEYDDGASGYAQTHRRELLDEHKWRAIRYGHDASLLERDMEGTLELGELVDRECDRLGIDGIKDVYERDSGAERQRRLLETEGPDALCESLLLEGE, from the coding sequence ATGGAACGCGGGTCTCGAGAATCGTTTACGCGCATGGGGACGCTGGGCATCGAAGAGGAGTGTTTTATCGTCGACGAGCGCGGCCGCCCCACGAGCGGCACCGACGACCTGGTCTACGAACACGACCCACCCGAGATCCTCGAGGGCAAACTCGATCACGAACTGTTCACATTCGTCATCGAAACCCAGACGCCCCTGATCGAAGACCCGGGAAACGCCCGCGACGCGCTGCTCGAGATTCGACAGGCGTTGCTCACGCACGCCCACGACCACGGCTACGACATCGCTGCCGCTGGCTTGCACCCACTCGCGAAGTGGCGCGAACTCGAGCACGCCCAGAAGCCCCGTTATCAAGCGCAACTCGACCGAATCCAGTATCCACAGCATCGGAACACGACCGCGGGCGTCCACGTCCACGTCGGCGTCGACGACGCCGATAAGGCGGTCTGGATCGCCAACGAACTGCGGTGGTACGTCCCGATCATGCTCGCGCTGTCGGCTAATTCGCCCTACTGGAACGGGTTCGACACCGGCCTCGAGTCCGCCCGCGCGAAGATTTTCGAGGCCTTACCGAACACCGGCATGCCGACCTATTTCGAGGACTTCGACGCGTTCGACCGATTCGAACGCCGCATGCTCGAGACCGAATCGATCAACGACCGGGGCGAACTCTGGTACGACGTACGTCCGCACACGGCCCACGGAACGGTCGAACTGCGCACGCCTGACGGGCAGGCAGACCCCGACATCGTGATGGCGTTCGTCGAGTACGCCCACGCACTCGTCGAGGCACTCGCCGAAGAGTACGACGACGGCGCGTCGGGCTATGCCCAGACGCACCGCCGGGAACTGCTCGACGAACACAAGTGGCGCGCGATCCGCTACGGTCACGACGCTTCCCTGCTCGAGCGCGACATGGAGGGCACACTCGAGTTGGGCGAACTCGTCGACCGAGAGTGTGACCGTCTCGGTATCGACGGCATCAAAGACGTCTACGAGCGCGACAGCGGCGCCGAGAGACAGCGCCGGCTACTCGAGACGGAGGGACCGGACGCCCTCTGTGAGTCGCTGTTGCTCGAGGGCGAGTAG
- a CDS encoding DoxX family protein, whose product MATGSGRQPAERTLDANLLGSNVSFNYSETWLAYSIFGLRLVMAWVFLQAGLEKLAEGGWGDPLAWSSAGYLNNAVADANPLSGLFAWFGELATIVDPMVIFGQILIGLALLFGLFFRFAALMGAVQMLFFWTAAWQDGLMAGFPVENGFFIDSSFVYMLLLFGLAAWGAGRILGIDATLEQSDIVQQNPWLRYLLG is encoded by the coding sequence ATGGCAACTGGAAGCGGTCGACAACCGGCAGAACGCACGCTCGATGCGAACCTACTCGGTAGCAACGTCTCGTTCAACTACTCCGAAACCTGGCTTGCATACTCGATCTTCGGGCTTCGACTCGTCATGGCCTGGGTGTTCCTGCAAGCCGGCCTCGAGAAGTTAGCCGAAGGCGGCTGGGGCGATCCGCTGGCGTGGTCGTCGGCTGGCTACCTGAACAACGCAGTCGCGGATGCAAACCCGCTTTCCGGGCTGTTCGCCTGGTTCGGAGAACTCGCCACTATCGTTGATCCGATGGTGATCTTCGGACAGATCCTGATCGGGCTGGCACTGCTGTTCGGACTGTTCTTCCGATTCGCCGCGTTGATGGGTGCGGTCCAGATGCTGTTCTTCTGGACTGCTGCCTGGCAGGACGGTCTGATGGCCGGCTTCCCGGTCGAGAACGGCTTCTTTATCGACAGCTCGTTCGTCTACATGCTGTTGCTGTTCGGACTCGCCGCCTGGGGTGCCGGTCGAATCCTCGGTATCGACGCGACGCTCGAGCAGTCGGACATCGTACAGCAGAATCCGTGGCTGCGATACCTGTTAGGGTAA